The following coding sequences are from one Bacteroidota bacterium window:
- a CDS encoding carbonic anhydrase: MSKSYERLLHGNRSWAAEKLKSNPDYFKGLSLGQTPEYLWIGCSDSRVPANEITGTKSGEIFVHRNIANVVVHTDMNLLSVLYYAVEVLHVKHIIVCGHYGCGGVIASMNNNDNGFVNNWLRNIKEVYAKHKTELNAISDVKERENRLVELNVIEQVHNLGKTKIVQQAWQRRELQVHGCVYGFEDGLIKDLNVMVDETTDLDPIFRFDL, from the coding sequence ATTTCAAAAAGCTATGAACGATTATTGCATGGAAATAGGAGTTGGGCTGCAGAAAAATTAAAAAGTAATCCTGATTATTTTAAAGGTCTTTCCTTAGGGCAAACGCCTGAATATTTATGGATAGGTTGCTCTGATAGTCGTGTGCCGGCTAATGAAATTACCGGTACTAAATCGGGTGAAATATTTGTTCATCGGAACATTGCCAACGTTGTGGTTCATACCGATATGAATTTGTTGAGTGTGCTTTATTATGCGGTGGAGGTTTTACATGTTAAGCATATTATTGTATGTGGTCATTATGGCTGTGGCGGTGTGATAGCTTCTATGAATAACAATGACAATGGCTTTGTTAATAATTGGCTTAGAAACATAAAAGAGGTGTATGCTAAGCATAAAACTGAACTAAATGCCATTTCAGATGTTAAAGAGAGAGAAAATAGGTTGGTTGAGCTAAATGTTATAGAGCAAGTGCATAATTTGGGAAAGACCAAAATTGTTCAACAAGCTTGGCAGAGAAGGGAGTTACAGGTTCATGGATGTGTTTATGGATTTGAAGATGGTTTGATTAAGGATTTAAATGTCATGGTGGATGAAACAACTGATTTAGACCCCATTTTTAGATTTGATTTGTAA
- a CDS encoding toxin-antitoxin system YwqK family antitoxin, giving the protein MKKVIALFIILISVLGGVSAQDLSIVNSESVKTVVLKDGIYYTSKGDLYSGSYTAYFESGNKKSSFDVSNGKANGIVTYYYENGNVMEKGAFVSNEKNGEWLRWDEMGNKIAQAFYLNGKKDGLWLVWDAKGTKRYEMNYANGEKTGKWMMWDENGTLSNEKTYSAL; this is encoded by the coding sequence ATGAAAAAAGTAATCGCATTATTCATCATCCTTATCAGTGTATTAGGTGGAGTATCGGCTCAAGATTTAAGTATTGTTAATAGCGAATCGGTTAAAACGGTTGTTTTAAAAGATGGAATCTATTATACGAGCAAAGGAGATTTGTATTCGGGTTCATATACTGCCTATTTCGAATCCGGAAATAAAAAATCTTCATTTGATGTTTCGAATGGTAAAGCGAATGGAATTGTTACTTATTATTATGAGAACGGAAATGTGATGGAAAAAGGAGCATTTGTGAGTAATGAAAAAAATGGAGAGTGGTTACGTTGGGATGAAATGGGAAATAAAATTGCACAAGCATTTTATTTAAATGGCAAAAAAGATGGATTGTGGTTGGTGTGGGATGCCAAAGGGACAAAACGCTACGAGATGAATTATGCGAATGGAGAGAAAACAGGTAAGTGGATGATGTGGGATGAGAATGGAACTTTATCAAACGAAAAAACATACAGCGCATTATAA
- a CDS encoding carboxypeptidase-like regulatory domain-containing protein, protein MKKGILILVVSLITNLVVAGNGIDNKNATNTKLVSGKVIDKISGEEIAGAEIKIDGTIVYSDLNGNFSVNMNVAKTEVVVSFVSYNDTKLNIEPFSYNTLVVELESK, encoded by the coding sequence ATGAAAAAAGGCATTTTAATATTGGTAGTTAGTTTAATAACAAATCTTGTGGTTGCCGGAAATGGCATCGACAATAAAAACGCAACTAACACTAAGCTTGTTTCAGGGAAGGTAATTGATAAGATAAGTGGAGAAGAGATTGCTGGAGCTGAAATTAAAATTGACGGAACCATTGTTTATTCTGATTTGAATGGAAATTTTTCAGTAAATATGAATGTTGCTAAAACAGAGGTCGTTGTTTCTTTTGTTTCTTATAACGACACCAAACTTAACATTGAGCCTTTTTCTTATAATACCCTTGTTGTGGAGTTGGAATCAAAATAA
- a CDS encoding esterase-like activity of phytase family protein, with product MKKEFKIALTGLTLLLFSQFESKAQIVLQQDYTNFNSAAIGTFQNVNFRESGFSGLFPIANTNGKEFWTVSDRGVNVDCANANPTGCHPTYDKMYAFANYAPKIHRIRINGDSLQILQSITMKRPAGTGATGLLNPSGFGSTAAEVCSTDTVSNCADFNLKTAAKDVWGIDSEGIVVDQSGNFWICEEGGPTIWKLNANGIVVNRLTPYASLPGAQPEDIIIDSVFKYRKNNRGFEGIAITPNGKIYAILQSPALYPNTSIGEGTRIHRILEINPVDNSTQMFVYTNEGIIGASGPNQIRYKDWKIGDMFAINNSEFLVIEAAARGTTDIKKIYRINLSGATPVTSGLYGGVTLEALVNAAGLSANGIVPATKTLFMDLLANGWPSALDKAEGLAILNDSTIAICNDNDFASTCPLSDGIVLPTSSVGHLIKYGLSGSNKISGFQAVETTLIQGQTAQSTSQSPYLIPSVVGAKFTSILSAKDVIGGYKMCGLPDGLGAFDNGNGTFTVLMNHEMGNTLGATRAHGSIGAFVSKWIINKSDLTVASGSDLVQNVYLWNGSGYTLYNSSNPSPLAAFNRLCSADLPLSSAFYNSATGLGTQERIFMNGEEAGSEGRMFGHIVTGPNGGTSYELPYLGKYSVENAVACPVESNKTIVAGTDDTTPGQVYFYIGTKTNTGTEIDKAGLTNGKLFGVAVTGLTAEVSGSVPSSGTTFTMVDLGVVNNMTGAAINTASNSAGVTNFLRPEDAAWDPSNPNDFYFVTTNSFTNPSRLWKLHFTNIANPELGGTITAVLDGTEGQKMLDNLTIDNFGHVLMQEDPGNQSHFAKIWQYTIATDVLTQIGSQDATRFLTGGANFLTQDEESSGIIDVQGILGAGMFLATDQAHYSISGEVVEGGQLLAFYNPDTYTSNPEIFVQGNSVNILDGDSSPLLADNTDFGNVNTGSSLTKTFVIQNAGPGSLSLSGISFSGVNASEFTLVSAPTFPLTIASSASQTITVQFAPMAAGLRSANIRIASNDFDENLYDYALQGTGVCILPIAAVTSGGATTFCIGGTVSLSATSGATSYLWSTGATTPSITVNASGSYAVTVTDIYGCTNVSASTNVVVNPLPVATISAAGPISFCAGDSLLLTASAGLVFQWYYNGNPILGATAGAYYASNQGNYSVNVNDGNCSATSPNTYITLFSLPAVPLISQSGSVLTSTFASTYQWYLNGTPIVGATSQTYTITANGTYTVVTTNSAGCEEASAPWVVTTTDIASIQILNDVNVFPNPYSEFTTIQINIVENSNVVAEVYNVLGEKIQTIVNNELTPGSHNFNFGAKTLGYTSGVYFVRIAINNQLSVIKIIEN from the coding sequence ATGAAAAAAGAATTTAAAATTGCACTCACAGGCCTTACTTTGCTGCTATTTTCGCAGTTTGAAAGTAAAGCGCAAATAGTTTTGCAACAGGATTATACAAATTTTAATTCTGCAGCAATTGGAACATTTCAAAACGTTAACTTTCGTGAAAGTGGTTTTTCTGGATTGTTTCCAATAGCCAATACAAATGGAAAAGAATTTTGGACAGTTTCTGATAGAGGTGTAAATGTTGATTGCGCAAATGCAAATCCGACAGGTTGTCATCCTACTTATGATAAGATGTATGCATTTGCTAATTATGCACCCAAAATTCATAGAATAAGAATCAATGGAGATTCGTTGCAAATTTTGCAGTCAATAACAATGAAGCGCCCTGCTGGAACAGGAGCAACTGGGCTCTTAAACCCTTCTGGATTTGGTAGTACAGCTGCAGAAGTTTGTTCTACAGATACCGTTTCAAATTGCGCAGATTTTAATTTGAAAACAGCTGCAAAAGATGTTTGGGGAATTGACTCAGAGGGAATTGTTGTTGACCAAAGTGGAAATTTTTGGATTTGTGAGGAAGGTGGTCCAACGATTTGGAAATTAAATGCAAATGGAATTGTTGTTAATCGATTAACTCCCTATGCAAGTTTGCCTGGAGCGCAACCAGAGGATATTATTATCGATTCTGTTTTTAAGTATCGTAAAAATAATCGCGGTTTTGAAGGAATAGCAATTACCCCTAACGGAAAAATTTATGCAATTCTTCAAAGTCCTGCTTTGTACCCAAATACATCCATAGGAGAAGGAACAAGAATTCATCGAATTCTAGAAATTAACCCAGTGGATAATTCTACTCAAATGTTTGTTTACACAAATGAAGGAATTATTGGTGCAAGTGGTCCTAATCAAATTCGTTATAAAGATTGGAAAATTGGTGATATGTTCGCAATTAACAACTCTGAGTTTTTAGTAATAGAAGCTGCTGCAAGAGGAACAACAGATATTAAAAAAATATACCGCATTAATTTAAGTGGTGCAACTCCTGTTACTTCAGGATTATATGGTGGAGTAACATTGGAAGCATTGGTGAATGCAGCTGGACTATCTGCGAATGGAATTGTTCCTGCAACAAAAACACTTTTTATGGATTTACTTGCTAACGGCTGGCCAAGTGCTTTAGATAAAGCAGAAGGGTTGGCTATATTAAATGATAGCACAATAGCAATATGCAATGATAATGATTTTGCATCTACATGTCCTTTATCAGATGGAATTGTTTTACCAACATCATCTGTTGGCCATTTAATTAAATATGGTTTATCAGGAAGCAATAAAATTTCAGGTTTTCAAGCAGTAGAAACAACTTTAATTCAAGGTCAAACGGCACAAAGTACTTCTCAGTCGCCTTACTTAATTCCGAGTGTAGTAGGAGCAAAATTCACATCAATACTATCAGCAAAAGATGTTATAGGTGGATATAAAATGTGTGGTTTGCCGGATGGATTGGGCGCTTTCGATAATGGGAATGGTACATTTACAGTTTTAATGAATCATGAAATGGGTAACACACTTGGTGCTACTCGTGCACATGGTTCAATTGGTGCTTTTGTTTCAAAATGGATTATTAATAAGTCTGATTTAACAGTTGCTAGTGGAAGTGATTTAGTTCAAAACGTTTATTTATGGAATGGATCTGGTTATACTTTGTATAATTCTAGTAATCCTTCACCATTAGCTGCATTTAATCGTTTATGTTCCGCTGATTTACCGTTATCAAGTGCTTTTTATAATAGTGCAACAGGCTTAGGAACTCAAGAACGTATTTTTATGAATGGCGAAGAAGCCGGTTCTGAGGGGAGAATGTTTGGACATATCGTAACTGGTCCTAATGGTGGAACATCCTATGAGTTGCCATATTTGGGAAAATATAGTGTTGAAAATGCAGTAGCTTGTCCAGTTGAAAGTAACAAAACAATTGTTGCAGGAACGGATGATACAACTCCAGGTCAAGTATATTTTTATATCGGAACCAAAACAAATACAGGAACTGAAATTGATAAAGCTGGATTGACCAATGGAAAATTATTTGGTGTTGCAGTAACTGGATTGACCGCAGAAGTAAGTGGAAGCGTTCCTTCTTCAGGAACAACATTTACAATGGTTGATTTAGGGGTTGTAAACAATATGACTGGTGCGGCTATTAATACTGCAAGTAATTCTGCAGGTGTCACAAATTTTCTTCGTCCGGAAGATGCTGCATGGGATCCATCGAATCCAAATGATTTTTATTTTGTAACAACGAACTCGTTTACAAATCCAAGTCGTTTATGGAAACTGCATTTTACAAATATTGCTAACCCTGAATTAGGCGGAACAATTACAGCTGTTCTAGATGGAACAGAAGGACAAAAAATGTTAGACAATCTTACAATCGATAATTTTGGACATGTTTTGATGCAAGAAGATCCGGGAAATCAATCACATTTTGCAAAAATTTGGCAATATACTATTGCGACAGATGTTTTAACCCAAATTGGAAGTCAGGATGCAACAAGATTTTTAACCGGTGGTGCAAATTTCTTGACACAAGATGAGGAATCTTCCGGTATCATTGATGTTCAAGGAATATTGGGTGCGGGGATGTTTTTAGCTACAGATCAAGCACATTATAGTATCTCTGGTGAAGTAGTAGAAGGCGGACAATTATTAGCATTTTACAACCCCGATACATATACATCTAATCCTGAAATTTTTGTTCAAGGAAATAGTGTGAATATTTTAGATGGTGATTCCTCACCATTGTTAGCGGATAATACAGATTTTGGAAATGTAAACACAGGAAGTTCACTAACCAAAACATTTGTAATTCAAAATGCTGGTCCAGGTAGTTTATCATTAAGTGGAATTAGTTTTTCAGGGGTAAATGCTAGCGAGTTTACTTTAGTAAGTGCTCCAACATTTCCATTGACAATTGCTTCTAGTGCATCGCAAACAATCACTGTTCAGTTTGCGCCAATGGCAGCAGGTCTTCGTTCTGCTAACATCAGAATTGCAAGTAATGATTTTGATGAAAATTTGTATGACTATGCTTTACAAGGGACAGGCGTTTGTATTTTACCAATTGCTGCAGTAACTTCGGGTGGTGCTACTACATTTTGTATTGGTGGAACTGTTAGTTTAAGTGCTACATCCGGTGCAACATCTTATTTATGGTCGACTGGTGCAACAACTCCTTCAATTACTGTTAATGCATCTGGTAGCTACGCAGTAACTGTTACTGACATTTATGGTTGTACTAATGTTTCTGCTTCAACAAACGTAGTGGTTAATCCTTTACCGGTTGCTACAATTTCTGCAGCGGGTCCAATAAGTTTTTGTGCGGGTGATTCATTGTTATTAACAGCAAGTGCTGGTTTAGTTTTTCAGTGGTACTATAATGGAAATCCAATTTTAGGAGCAACTGCAGGTGCGTATTATGCAAGCAATCAAGGAAATTATAGTGTGAATGTAAATGATGGAAATTGTTCTGCAACTTCTCCAAATACATATATTACTTTGTTTTCTTTACCAGCTGTTCCATTGATTTCTCAAAGTGGATCCGTGTTGACATCTACATTTGCTTCCACCTATCAATGGTATTTGAACGGAACTCCAATAGTTGGAGCAACGTCACAAACATATACCATAACTGCTAATGGAACATATACAGTTGTTACAACAAATTCTGCAGGTTGTGAAGAAGCATCAGCTCCTTGGGTTGTTACTACAACTGATATTGCATCAATACAAATTTTAAACGATGTAAATGTATTTCCAAATCCTTATTCTGAATTTACTACAATACAAATCAACATCGTTGAAAACTCAAATGTAGTAGCTGAAGTATATAATGTATTAGGAGAAAAAATACAAACAATTGTAAATAATGAATTGACTCCGGGAAGTCACAACTTTAATTTTGGTGCTAAAACGTTGGGTTATACCTCAGGAGTATATTTTGTTCGAATTGCAATCAATAATCAGTTATCTGTAATTAAGATTATTGAGAATTAA
- a CDS encoding serine/threonine-protein phosphatase, with product MAEVTLSKNNFQKYNDFWKTITNKLFQTDSIKAAYENETKIALKEKTKIIKNEELNNSIIYAKRIQEGMMLKEKHLFRLFPESFILFKPKDIVSGDFYWFTKIENKTILAVADCTGHGIPGAFMSVLGISLLNQIVIEEKNTDVSHILQRLDHKLKKAFDYSNDFIDEDKRPFDGMDISLCSIDYETNFLTYSGALRPLYHVSQNDFTSIDGSHYPIGGMNLESIRRYESQSINFQKGDRLYLCSDGYADQFGGPNDKKFMTKKFKSTLHKTSKLSMQTQQLELERLFHEWKNNTEQTDDVLVVGVEL from the coding sequence ATGGCGGAAGTAACATTATCGAAAAATAATTTTCAGAAATACAACGATTTCTGGAAAACAATTACAAACAAACTATTTCAAACAGATTCCATAAAAGCAGCGTATGAAAATGAAACCAAAATTGCGCTGAAGGAAAAAACGAAAATTATAAAAAATGAAGAATTAAACAACAGTATTATTTATGCAAAAAGGATTCAAGAAGGAATGATGTTGAAGGAAAAACACTTATTCCGATTATTTCCAGAATCTTTCATATTATTCAAACCCAAAGACATTGTTAGTGGTGATTTTTATTGGTTTACTAAAATTGAAAATAAAACCATCTTAGCAGTTGCAGACTGCACAGGACATGGAATACCCGGTGCTTTCATGTCAGTATTGGGCATCAGTCTATTGAATCAAATTGTTATTGAAGAAAAAAACACAGATGTTTCCCATATTCTTCAAAGATTAGATCATAAATTAAAAAAGGCATTTGACTATTCCAATGATTTTATTGATGAAGATAAACGACCATTTGATGGCATGGACATATCACTTTGCAGCATCGATTACGAAACAAATTTCTTAACCTATTCTGGTGCATTACGACCACTGTATCATGTTTCACAAAACGACTTTACAAGTATTGATGGCTCTCACTATCCAATTGGTGGAATGAACTTAGAGTCAATTAGAAGATATGAAAGCCAAAGTATTAATTTCCAAAAAGGGGATCGCTTGTATTTGTGCAGCGATGGATATGCAGATCAATTCGGTGGGCCAAACGATAAAAAGTTCATGACTAAAAAATTTAAGTCCACCTTACATAAAACGTCAAAACTATCCATGCAAACACAACAATTGGAACTTGAGCGCTTGTTTCATGAATGGAAAAACAATACAGAACAGACAGATGATGTTTTAGTGGTTGGAGTTGAGCTGTAA
- a CDS encoding glycosyl transferase: protein MKILYAIQGTGNGHLSRARDIIPILQKKGEVDILVSGIQADVSLPFPIKFRLKGLSFVFGKNGGVDIVSTYLKMDTRELLKDIEKVPIEEYDLIINDFEPITAWACKQKGLQCVSLSHQCAVLSANAPKPKKKDPLGRMVLKYYAPTTSQYGFHFSKFDKNVFTPVIRKEIRDLKPVNNRHYTVYLPAYDDERLLKNLRKFKTIQWDVFSKHNKKVIKEGNITIQPINNEAFVKSLATSKGVLCGAGFETPAEALFLKKKLLVIPMKTQYEQQCNAAALKVMGVPVIKSLKKKHHSVIKDWLEYGKVISVDYPDITEQIINTLIANHYHKKNIIRDFKWNNIAQFARV, encoded by the coding sequence ATGAAAATATTATACGCTATTCAAGGCACTGGAAACGGACATTTAAGTCGCGCACGAGACATTATACCAATACTTCAGAAAAAAGGAGAGGTAGACATCCTAGTGAGTGGAATTCAAGCGGATGTAAGTTTACCTTTTCCAATTAAATTTCGATTAAAGGGATTAAGCTTTGTATTTGGAAAAAATGGAGGGGTAGATATTGTAAGTACTTACTTAAAAATGGATACGCGCGAATTATTAAAAGACATTGAAAAAGTACCTATTGAGGAATACGACTTAATTATTAATGATTTCGAGCCGATAACAGCATGGGCATGCAAACAAAAAGGGTTGCAATGCGTTTCCTTGAGCCATCAATGTGCTGTATTGTCGGCAAATGCCCCAAAACCTAAAAAGAAAGATCCACTTGGACGGATGGTCCTTAAATATTATGCGCCTACAACATCGCAATATGGATTCCATTTTTCAAAATTTGATAAAAATGTTTTTACACCTGTAATACGGAAAGAGATAAGAGATTTAAAGCCTGTTAATAATCGTCATTATACTGTTTATTTACCTGCATATGACGATGAGCGATTGCTTAAAAACTTGCGAAAGTTTAAAACTATTCAATGGGATGTGTTTAGTAAACACAATAAGAAAGTGATTAAAGAAGGAAATATAACAATACAGCCAATCAATAACGAAGCATTTGTAAAAAGTTTAGCGACCAGTAAGGGTGTTCTGTGTGGGGCTGGTTTCGAAACACCTGCTGAAGCATTGTTTTTAAAAAAGAAGTTATTGGTAATTCCAATGAAAACGCAGTATGAACAGCAATGTAACGCAGCCGCTTTAAAAGTAATGGGTGTTCCGGTAATAAAAAGTTTAAAGAAAAAACATCATTCGGTAATTAAAGATTGGTTGGAATATGGTAAAGTTATAAGTGTTGATTATCCAGATATTACAGAACAGATTATAAATACACTGATTGCCAATCACTACCATAAAAAGAATATTATTCGAGATTTTAAATGGAATAATATTGCTCAATTTGCTCGGGTATAA
- a CDS encoding UDP-2,3-diacylglucosamine diphosphatase, giving the protein MKVKKREVDVVVISDIHLGTYGCHAKELLQYLKSIKPKKIILNGDIIDIWQFNKRYWPSSHMQVIKHITGLIAKDVKVYYVTGNHDEMLRKFVGFKMGSLKIVNKVILNIDGKKAWIFHGDVFDVTMKHAKWLARLGAVGYDTLIVINRAVNFISQKMGKGKISLSKKIKNSVKGAVKFINAFEQTAADIGISNEYDFVICGHIHQPEIREIKNDMGSITYLNSGDWIENLTSLEYNDGQWSIYKYQEDLVAQSIDLSDKNYVNLNKVQLFENLVEEFNLMKRA; this is encoded by the coding sequence ATGAAAGTTAAAAAGCGAGAGGTTGATGTAGTTGTTATTTCTGACATTCATTTGGGAACCTATGGTTGCCATGCTAAGGAATTGCTACAGTATTTAAAAAGTATCAAACCAAAGAAAATAATATTGAATGGTGATATTATAGATATTTGGCAATTCAACAAACGTTATTGGCCTTCCAGTCATATGCAGGTAATCAAGCATATTACCGGATTAATTGCAAAAGATGTGAAAGTGTATTACGTGACAGGAAATCATGATGAGATGCTTCGAAAATTTGTTGGCTTCAAAATGGGATCTTTGAAAATTGTTAACAAGGTGATTTTAAATATTGATGGTAAAAAAGCTTGGATTTTTCACGGAGATGTATTTGATGTAACAATGAAGCATGCAAAATGGTTGGCAAGGTTGGGAGCTGTTGGGTATGATACATTAATTGTAATTAATAGAGCTGTAAATTTTATTTCGCAAAAAATGGGAAAGGGGAAGATTTCTCTTTCAAAAAAAATCAAGAATAGTGTTAAAGGTGCAGTTAAGTTTATAAATGCATTTGAACAGACGGCTGCAGATATTGGTATTTCAAATGAATATGATTTTGTCATATGTGGACATATTCATCAACCTGAAATCAGAGAGATTAAAAATGATATGGGCTCAATAACCTATCTGAATTCAGGAGATTGGATAGAAAATTTAACCTCTTTAGAGTATAACGATGGTCAGTGGAGTATTTATAAATACCAGGAGGATTTAGTGGCACAGTCGATTGACCTTTCAGATAAAAATTATGTTAATCTGAATAAGGTTCAATTGTTTGAAAATTTGGTAGAAGAGTTTAATTTAATGAAACGTGCTTAA
- a CDS encoding response regulator transcription factor, whose product MESLKSVLLVFDDSKELEFIEEQLVENDFQVYKCNTLNDALVLAERKIPNLIVINTNDSEINIQSFIGKVKTDRLKDSILLSLIELEDFLKVSSKEHFVVKPVRPKLLLSLIRSMMNREKINWLPSFH is encoded by the coding sequence ATGGAAAGTTTGAAGAGTGTTTTGTTAGTATTTGATGATTCGAAAGAACTTGAGTTTATTGAAGAACAACTTGTTGAAAATGATTTCCAGGTTTATAAATGCAATACTTTAAATGATGCATTGGTATTGGCAGAAAGAAAGATTCCTAATTTAATTGTTATAAACACAAACGATTCTGAAATCAATATACAATCGTTTATTGGTAAAGTAAAAACAGATCGACTGAAAGATTCAATATTGTTAAGTTTAATTGAGTTGGAAGATTTTTTGAAGGTTTCCTCCAAAGAACATTTTGTTGTAAAGCCGGTTCGCCCAAAACTATTACTAAGTTTAATTAGAAGCATGATGAATCGCGAAAAAATTAATTGGCTTCCTTCTTTTCATTGA
- a CDS encoding response regulator has product MNTPLKILIVDDEPDILEFLSYNFRRKGFEVIVANDGIEGLDLAIAECPHLIISDILMPKLDGIEMCKAIRKIEQFYRIPFIFLTAVSDDYKVMYAMSSGADQFASKPIRFEYLHTLVNQLMEEKAA; this is encoded by the coding sequence ATGAATACACCATTGAAAATATTAATAGTCGATGACGAACCGGATATTCTTGAATTCTTGTCTTATAATTTCCGTAGGAAGGGGTTTGAGGTAATTGTTGCAAATGACGGTATAGAAGGCTTGGATCTGGCAATTGCAGAATGCCCTCATCTAATCATTTCTGATATTTTAATGCCCAAATTAGATGGGATAGAAATGTGCAAAGCCATTAGAAAAATCGAACAGTTTTACCGAATCCCATTTATTTTTTTAACGGCTGTTTCTGATGATTATAAAGTAATGTACGCAATGTCTTCCGGAGCAGACCAGTTTGCTTCAAAACCAATCCGATTTGAATACCTGCATACCTTAGTTAATCAGTTAATGGAGGAGAAAGCCGCTTAA